From the genome of Malus sylvestris chromosome 13, drMalSylv7.2, whole genome shotgun sequence:
TGACGTGTACAGTTTCGGTGTCGTTTTACTGGAGCTGATTTCGGGGATGAAAGCGGTGGACCAGCGGAGGGACAAGAGGGAGCTGGCGCTGGCGGATTTGGTGGTGTCGAAAATCCAGATGGGCCTGCTCCACCAGGTGGTGGACCCGGTTCTGGTCGTCGACGGTGACGTATCCGACGGCGTGGATGCGGCGGCTGAGCTGGCGTTCAGGTGCGTGGCGGCGGATAAGGACGACAGGCCGGACGCCAAGGAAGTGGTGGAGGAGCTGAAGCGGATCAGAAGCCACACTCGTGGGGTGTCCCGGGTGTCGAGTTCGAATGTGATTGGCGATGACGTGATAAAGGGATGATCTGATTGGACAGAGGGTGGGGCCTCGTGTGCATGTGCGGGGTTTGAGTTGGACTGATAAGTGAAAGAGTGAGGGAGGGGGGAAGTCAGAGATGGTGGTTGAACGAACGTGAATAGATTTGTGTTTGGATAACTTTGGATCTCCCCTGTGCTTTTCCCCTGCTTCTGgtttttactctctctctctctctcatctccccCCAAATCAAATTTTGGCGGTTTGTTCTATCTGCTAATTTATCAGTTCCAATTCGATCGTTGATCATGTCCTTCATTGCTTCGGTGTGCGTCATATATCGAAGCATCGTAAATAAATGTTGtttctaaattttcaattttggtgGAAATAGTTGCTCGGTTAATTTGTGTGGAGAATATTAGCTATCTCGGTTGTAGTTGTAGATACCCCTAAAGTTAAGGGTACAAGAGAGGCGGTCATGTTAAGGTTAGGTAATGCCATGCCACCTTTAAAACGTGTGGGCTTGTGAGCGTTGAAGTCGTACTCAAATACATCGGAGCCTGTCCCTGTGAGAGTGTGTAACCATCAAGCTGCTTAGGCTGTTCTACACATGTTTCTCCGTTTTCCCAGTTGTAAACACAGAATTGCAAAGAGAAAGAAACGTCAACTAGCTGTTTCCAAGGTAGGAAATTAGGTTGTTCATTTATTTGAAACCAAATGTACATATTTGTTCATGTTATACACGAGTATCCCGTGTAGATGGAACATTCCAAGTATAATGTAATGTGTAACGATAATACATATAGTACAGAggaaccaggatcctctcctgagcagttcctagggatcctagggatcttGCAATCTTGTCCGTTCATTTTACATCGTGCGGTTAATTTTCactaggtactatttatatttgaattttaaaatttaaaatttaaataatttctgaccgcacgatatacgatgaacagacaTGATTACGGGATCTCTAGGAAACTGCTCAGGAAAGGATCCTGGTTCAGTACAGAGGACACATACAACACCTGGTTTCCTCACTACAAGGTCATGAAGATGCAAGCGTTTGGCTTGGCTTGGCTTTTAGCACAGAGGACACATACAACACCTGGTTTCCACATATTATTTGTATTAATAATTCTTGTCCAAAAAAATTTGTATTGATAATTCACATATTATTTAGTAAATAACCAAGTTTTTCTTGCTCAAAAGACCACTGACAGTGAATTATCAATTATGTGCATTATTAATACAAATAATATTGACCCTAAGGTCGATATGTAGAATGAGGATTCTCTTCGTGAGAATTTCGGAGATCCTTCAATCATATTTGTTTATTATATATCATGCagtcagaaattattgtaaatttttttatttaaaattaaatataaataatacttgACGAAAACTAACCGAACGATGTACAATAAACAAATGTAATTAGAGAATCTTCGAGACCCTCACAAAAATAATCCGGCCTCATTCCGATATGTAATACATAAGCAACCAGGTGTCGTCGAGTTTATTATTTTCATCAAGAAAAATGAAAGTAAAATATCCTGTCCATGAGCACCAGGTGTCATTTCAGTTTATAGTTTTCTTTGTAGGTTAAATATCACAGCCGCTACACTATGTAAAGTTTAAAGTAACAACGAGCGTCATGTAAAATCATTTTGTGAATAACAATGAATTATGCTGAGAATAATTGAAGGCATAGTTAACTTGGCAATCAAGTTAATGAAATCTTTAAGACTCTCTCGGTGCCTTAAAGGAAATAAACATATTGAAATCCTAATTACATGCAATCAATTATGGACCTTTATTAAGTAAATTCAAGGAATAAAAGTCATGATGGGACTCTAATTGATTATATATGATTTGAGTTGATATCATTTCTGATAATAGGGAGGAATTGGTTGCCCTAGCTATATAACCAAGGAGCGGTCCTTGCTTCTATACCAACTGAAACTCACAAAAAATACTAGCCTATTTCGATAGTAGAGTTCATTGAGAGgtactggaagtagaagactaCTTCTACTTTGTTGCAAGGATCAATGGCTTCATCTTCATAACCATGTCTTTCGTATTCTACATATaagtttaatataattagtcgatctctattttatattgatttgatttattcgtGATCCTAAAGCCTTGTTGTGATTTCAGAATATATCTTACACATCATACTTTAAAACATGTTAGTTTATAAGTATCAATAGTTTATAAGTATCACAATCATAAATTCAATATATTAAACTCGTGAGCATTGGCTCATTGTAGGTGTGTGATTCGTATATaaatttaggggtgtgatatccatacaccccattttacttctcacacacctttttaattttcgaccgtcggatcggatgaattaaagaagattaacGGACAGAAAtaatcaaggggtgtgtgagaagtaaaatgaggtatgTGAATAGCACACCCCATAAACTTAATATATTAGTATCACATTCACTTTTATCAACTTAATGTGAAAGGCCGTAGTAGTCTCGAACTGAAGAAAATGCTATCTCGTTATTGACAACTTGGAAGAAGATGATTATAAGCTAGATTCTTAGCATTGGAGAAAGAAAATTAGACTACAAGAATACACCATTTTTTGGGGAGAAATTCTATGGTTCGGAGTCTAGACCACCAAATCCCTACGACCTAGACTTAGAAAACCTCCATTGTGAGTACTCACAGACATAAAAATAGGCCAGGCtataagttttgtcaaactatGGTGAACATGTCTCGCTATGACCTCTTAGTACtgatttggtactgaggtgcttttataaaaagtaggCATAAAAAAATGCTGAGCTCAAAaagatgtttggtaaacacttaaaaacagattattctcacagcataacagaaacagttttttttcaaatcacaacaataccaaaccagccctaaagtTTCTCGCCTAATTAGACGGAGGAGGAGCGGCTGCAGCCCTTGCTTTGGCAGCAAGAATCTTAGCAATCTCAACAAGCTTGTCAGTTTCAGGCATAACATCCTTCACAGCAGCATGAGCACAAAACTTGTCAGCCCATTTTACCAGCCCCGGCGTTTTCGTCTGGTCAAGCAGTTTGATTCCATGCAGCTTCTCGTTTACTCTGAGCCACCCCAAGAAGCACCCGAACGCAATGTCCAAGTATCCGATCTCATCTCCACCGAAAAATACGTTGCCTTTGCTGGATTTCTCAAAAGCTTCCTCCAGCAGCGCCAGCCCTTCTGTCACTTGCTCGATTGCTGCCTTCTTTGCCTCCTCTCCTTGTGCAAAACCAATGCCTTTCATGGATGGGTACCACTACAACCATTTCAATTGAATGAGACATAAGTTAGTAACATGGATTAATTGTACCAAAAGCTTAAGCTAGCAACAAAGAAAGACGTTTTGCTTGGGCTTTGAATAAATACTTGTTATGCTTCTAATAAAAGCGTTTCTATTAGTAAGTTGGACGTTTATGAGAAGTGTTTTACGCATGACCATAATAAATCATTACCTTCTCGCTGATATAGGCAGCCCAAAATCGTGCAGTAGCGCGATCGTAGGGGTCAGAAGGGAGGATAGACGGACCAGATGCCCAAACTTCGTCAATGTACTCAACAATGACGAGAGATTCACAAACTGGTTTGTCACCATGAATCAGAACTGGGACTTTCTTGTGGACTGGATTGGACTGAAGAAGAAGCTCGCTTTTAGATCCGAATGTCTCCTGAAGAAACTCGTAGTCGACGGATTTGAGGTTAAGGGCAATGCGAGCCCTCATCACGAACGGACTCGGCGCCATTCCCAGAACTTTGACATTGCTCTCGCCCATAATTAATCCTCGACTAATTAGCTTAACACTCAACTAGTGATCTAATTCAAACACTGATGAGTTCTACAGGGTTTAGTGTATGTGCGTGTTGGGTGGATCTAAACCAGGAAACAGAAGGATTAAGtaggaagaagaaaatgtttGGTATCAATGAGCCTACTGGCATTAGTTTGGTGCGTTTGGTGGGTGGACGCATGTTTCAACTTTGAAGGGTAGGCAACAttctaagttttttttaattaaaaaaaaaaagtcattgaGTCAAAATCAAAAGAATGACTTACTTATACCTAGTATACTATTGTGGCATTCTAGCTTAATAATATGACGGTTCTATCAAGACCATCAAATCAAGTGATCTGtgatttttaaatttcatataaCGGTCCATTTGTTTTGATCTCTTAAAAGCTGTAATAAATTTTGGCCGTCTGTTTTGACCTCTTAAAAActgtaataattttttatcgttAGATGAAATTTGAAAGGTCCAAATCACTTGATCCGGTAgccttggtggaagagatccggaaaTGATCTCTTCTCTAATAATACGATTCCAAAAtcattaaattagggttttgagatTTTCCGAACCTGTGCCAAAATAAAAATTGCAAACCTTGACTTTTTTTTAGTGAAGTTTTTTCGATTCATTCCAAGAAATGAACCGTAGGATTGAAATTTCCTGAGCCCCTGTGCACAAGACAAAAGTAGCACAATGAATCACACAACGATCAATAGTTGACAACTATCtatacaatttttctttttaactatACCGTTACCCATGTTATAACAAGGACGAATTTATATAAAAGACATCTATTGAACTAATAGATGCAcgtaaatgatttatttcactatcaaataaacataaaaaccagacacaaaataaaacaaagtcCATGAGTTTACCAAACTACAGCACCGTCTAATACATCCGACTTAATTTACCaagaaagggatcctctctggatcccttccacctaatcCACCAAATTCGGGAAttcggaccattgaaatttgatcaaactgcTACAAATAGGAGCTCACTTCAAAAGTTATAATAAATTTAgctatttgatcaaatttcaatggtctggATTCCCGAACTTAGTGGATTATAAAGAAGGGATCCGGAGGATCCCTTTTCAATTTACCAAACTACAGCATTGTCTAATACATCCGACTTAAGTTCTTAATCACTAGTTTAAACAACAAGATCCATTGATATGATTCACTAATTAATCACTTGGAAGCACCTGCAGCTCTCAATCTGGCCGTAACAATCTTAGCAACCTCAGCCAACTTGTCAGTCTCCGGCATAACATCCTTCACAGCAGGATCTGCTCTGAACTTCTCAGCCCATTTGGCCAGCCCTGGGATCTTTGCCTCGTCCAGAAGTTTGATCCCATTCATTTTCTCTGTCACTCTGAGCCACCCCAAGAAGCAACCGAATGCAATGTCCAGGTACCCAATTTTGTCCCCACTGAAGAAGTCCTTGCCTTTGCTGGTCTTTTGAAAGGCTTCCTCCATTTTATCCAGCCCTTCTGCAACTTGCTCGACTGCTGCCTTCCTCGCCTCGTCTCCTTCAGCGGCAGCAACGCCTCTCAGCGACGGAAACCACTGCACCCATTTGAATTCATTACTTAATTAAACGAATAAATGTGCAACGACCTTTACAGTGCACCATACCAAATGTTTTTCGACAAAAATTTGCACGTCTCATGTTGTATATCccatttgtttttctatttcCCTAATCACACACACGATGTAAcgagaaataaagaaaaagtgGTATACAAATTAATTCATAGGACTCTCTCTCTTTGTTTcattttaactaaactattacCACTCAATACCATTTCTACGCCACTTAGTACTTAGAGGTACTTCTTTTTATTGTACGTGAGATGTCTTAAGTTCgagtttgaaccatattattccTAGCACATTGTGAAGCTAAACTCatcccctcccccttagtgtagataatatagtttgttcaaaacaaaaaaaaaaaaaccatttctacaaaaaaatattcaatAATATCTACAAAAGTGAACATATATTAGGGTTTGTTTGGAAAATTCTTTTGTAAGGAGTAAGTATGCAGATATGCTTTTGTGTTTCTAAAAGGAGTAATTAGAATCCCCACAtttttttccaacttatttaattctttttacaaaatttgattaagaAGCTTTGATCAATTGCCAACTcagcaattttttatttatttaatatatatatatatatacatacatacatgtgtatatatatctaCTTAAACTAGCTAACAACTAATTTCCTACAATCTATGAATTTTAAATTCGTATTTAAAACTTATGGTACATTTGAAAATAACCAACTTTTAGTACATTTAGAATTTAAAAGTACCAAGAAACAAAATGTACTAGAAATCCAAATGTTACATAAAATCAAATGTACCAATATTATAGATAATCAAACGCACCTATAATTTGACCCCAAAAAAACGCACCTacaatttgaccaaaaaaatcgCACCTATTATATAATATGGtagaaaaaaaatgttcaatcaaattcttaaaagaaacaaatgcttaatcaacaaaattgaaaaatgaagcGCCTATATCAAAACGTCCCTTTCTAAAAACACCATTAATCATTCTATAAGCAATTCTTAAGTAATTGTAAAACAatagaaaagaaacaaagagcAACATAATCACTCACATTTAACTGGTTAATCcaaacaaaatttaataaattaacgAAATTAGCttgcaaaaattaaaaattaaggaAATGAACAAAAACCATGCACTTACCTTCTCATCGACGTAGGCAGCCCAAAATCTTGCAGTAGCGCGATCCAACGGGTCGGAAGGGAGAATCGACGGGCCTGAGGCCCAAACCTCATCGATGTACTCCATAATGATGAGAGACTCACAGACGGGCTTATCACCATGAATGAGAACTGGGATTTTCTTGTGGACTGGATTGGACTGGAGAAGAAGCTGGCTTTTGGTTCCGAACGTCTCCTCAAGAAGTTCATACTCCACTGACTTGAT
Proteins encoded in this window:
- the LOC126596116 gene encoding glutathione S-transferase U17-like isoform X2, whose protein sequence is MAKSDVKVLGAWPSPYVMRALIALNIKSVEYELLEETFGTKSQLLLQSNPVHKKIPVLIHGDKPVCESLIIMEYIDEVWASGPSILPSDPLDRATARFWAAYVDEKWFPSLRGVAAAEGDEARKAAVEQVAEGLDKMEEAFQKTSKGKDFFSGDKIGYLDIAFGCFLGWLRVTEKMNGIKLLDEAKIPGLAKWAEKFRADPAVKDVMPETDKLAEVAKIVTARLRAAGASK
- the LOC126596117 gene encoding glutathione S-transferase U17-like, translated to MGESNVKVLGMAPSPFVMRARIALNLKSVDYEFLQETFGSKSELLLQSNPVHKKVPVLIHGDKPVCESLVIVEYIDEVWASGPSILPSDPYDRATARFWAAYISEKWYPSMKGIGFAQGEEAKKAAIEQVTEGLALLEEAFEKSSKGNVFFGGDEIGYLDIAFGCFLGWLRVNEKLHGIKLLDQTKTPGLVKWADKFCAHAAVKDVMPETDKLVEIAKILAAKARAAAAPPPSN
- the LOC126596116 gene encoding glutathione S-transferase U17-like isoform X4, with the translated sequence MAKSDVKVLGAWPSPYAMRAWIALNIKSVEYELLEETFEAKSQLLLQSNPVHKKIPVLIHCDKPVCESLIIVEYIDEVWASGPSILPSDPLDRATARFWAAYVDEKWFPSLRGVAAAEGDEARKAAVEQVAEGLDKMEEAFQKTSKGKDFFSGDKIGYLDIAFGCFLGWLRVTEKMNGIKLLDEAKIPGLAKWAEKFRADPAVKDVMPETDKLAEVAKIVTARLRAAGASK